The following proteins come from a genomic window of Chionomys nivalis chromosome 9, mChiNiv1.1, whole genome shotgun sequence:
- the Fastkd5 gene encoding FAST kinase domain-containing protein 5, mitochondrial, with the protein MAATLKLLKLLKYQASCNPSGYCAAQSMAYWNMENIIHHGGRNLPEHNSSCHPAREVKNIGDITLSQRICTTSGAHLGLEIDKAFTPKANTLHPDKPSAERVGKEDVEVFDAFGGTRVFLKLRPEYQLHSYNRSETRQPLSVSEGELILHKVRVYQNKLQPEVITTYFCKLSSLPVEQHSGLLSSKSFASLCQLSVKNIQLFDTSDLISILKAFVDLRIPLSPSTLDVYETRFCRQVWEMNLDQLLLVADLWRNLGHRVPRFLNFFFSYLHLHWKELSLSQLIHLIYIIGENRQVPQDLMQKLESLILKYIDLVNLEEIGTICLGFFKSSSNLSEFVMRKIGDLACANMQHVSSHTLVHILKMFRFTHVEHVNFMKRFGEIAPQRIPSLGVQGVMHLTLACSALRILDERVMNAVAVSLPPRVAHCRSKDVAKILWSFGTLNYKPPNTEEFYSSLINEIRRKMPEFNRYPEHLLTCLLGLAFSEYFPTEFINVALSPEFVRLAQESSKFELTKELYTLDGTVAIECPDYKGSRLDPHLQQEASVMLWNLACKDMRSKPEFLEALCLLETMLGGPQYIKHHMILPHTRSSDLEVQLDANMKPLPINSEVKPTEDAARLQFKQVGVSLTDDLMNRLLKGKAKRYLQGETELETGQPPVELRKKTAGPLVDSACSVTDRSGSVGTDGLCPVAHMQPPLVKLAIQFTNKNQYCYGTRDLLGLHNMKRRQLVQIGYRVVELSYWEWLPLLKRTRLEKLAYLHEKVFTSAL; encoded by the coding sequence ATGGCAGCCACTCTCAAGttgttaaaacttttaaaataccaAGCATCTTGTAATCCTTCTGGTTACTGTGCAGCCCAAAGCATGGCATATTGGAATATGGAAAACATCATTCATCATGGGGGACGGAACCTTCCTGAACATAATAGCTCCTGCCATCCTGCCCGAGAAGTTAAGAACATTGGTGATATCACCTTGTCTCAGAGAATCTGCACAACCAGCGGTGCCCACCTGGGTTTGGAAATCGACAAAGCTTTTACCCCTAAAGCCAACACATTGCATCCAGACAAACCTAGTGCCGAAAGAGTTGGTAAAGAGGATGTAGAGGTTTTTGATGCCTTCGGAGGAACCCGAGTATTCTTAAAGCTCAGGCCAGAGTACCAGCTACACAGCTATAACAGGTCTGAGACTCGCCAACCCCTGTCTGTTTCAGAAGGTGAATTAATTTTGCACAAAGTCAGAGTTTATCAAAATAAACTCCAGCCAGAAGTCATTACTACTTACTTTTGTAAGCTGAGCTCTCTGCCAGTGGAACAGCATTCTGGTTTGCTGTCCAGTAAGAGCTTTGCGTCGCTCTGCCAACTGAGTGTGAAAAACATTCAGCTCTTCGATACCTCAGATCTGATCAGCATTTTGAAAGCCTTTGTTGATTTACGaatccctctctccccttccacgCTAGATGTGTATGAAACCAGGTTTTGCCGTCAGGTGTGGGAGATGAATCTGGACCAGCTTCTCCTGGTTGCTGATCTTTGGCGGAACTTAGGCCACAGAGTGCCtcgttttttaaattttttttttagttacctTCATTTACACTGGAAAGAGCTATCCTTGTCTCAGCTGATTCACTTGATTTATATTATAGGTGAAAATCGTCAGGTACCACAGGACCTAATGCAAAAACTGGAATCACTGATCCTTAAGTATATTGATCTGGTAAATTTGGAGGAGATTGGTACAatctgtttgggtttttttaaatcaagtagTAATCTCTCTGAATTTGTCATGCGGAAAATTGGTGACCTGGCTTGTGCTAACATGCAGCATGTCAGCAGCCACACCttagttcacatcctgaaaatgtTCCGCTTCACTCATGTAGAACACGTGAATTTCATGAAGCGGTTTGGAGAAATTGCTCCTCAGCGAATTCCTTCCTTGGGGGTTCAGGGTGTTATGCACCTCACTCTTGCCTGCTCAGCCTTACGCATTCTGGATGAAAGAGTAATGAATGCAGTAGCTGTCTCTTTGCCTCCAAGGGTAGCACACTGTCGAAGTAAAGACGTTGCCAAAATTCTGTGGTCATTTGGAACGctgaactataagccacccaACACAGAAGAATTTTATTCCAGTCTGATAAATGAAATCCGCAGGAAGATGCCTGAATTCAACCGGTACCCAGAGCATCTTCTGACCTGCCTGCTTGGCCTGGCATTTTCTGAATACTTTCCGACTGAGTTCATCAATGTTGCTCTGAGTCCAGAGTTTGTCAGATTAGCTCAAGAGAGTAGTAAGTTTGAACTCACGAAGGAACTGTACACACTTGATGGTACAGTTGCCATTGAGTGTCCAGATTATAAGGGCAGTCGTCTTGATCCCCACCTTCAGCAAGAGGCATCTGTAATGCTGTGGAATTTAGCATGCAAGGATATGAGGTCAAAACCGGAGTTCCTAGAAGCTCTCTGTTTACTTGAGACCATGTTAGGTGGCCCTCAGTACATCAAGCACCATATGATTTTGCCTCACACCCGGTCTTCTGACTTAGAGGTTCAGCTTGATGCTAACATGAAGCCATTACCAATTAACAGTGAAGTGAAACCAACGGAAGATGCAGCCCGATTACAGTTTAAGCAGGTGGGAGTCAGCCTTACAGATGATTTGATGAATCGGTTGCTAAAGGGAAAAGCCAAGAGATATCTCCAGGGGGAAACTGAATTAGAGACTGGCCAGCCACCTGTGGAGTTAAGAAAGAAGACAGCCGGACCCTTAGTGGACTCTGCTTGCAGTGTGACAGATAGATCGGGGAGTGTGGGAACAGATGGACTGTGTCCTGTAGCCCATATGCAGCCCCCACTGGTGAAGCTAGCTATTCAGTTTACAAATAAGAATCAATATTGCTATGGTACCAGGGATCTGCTTGGACTGCACAATATGAAGAGGAGGCAGCTGGTTCAAATTGGGTACCGCGTGGTAGAATTATCTTACTGGGAATGGCTTCCACTACTGAAACGGACTCGCTTAGAAAAGCTAGCATACCTCCATGAGAAAGTGTTCACCTCTGCTCTCTGA